A window of Fibrobacter sp. UBA4297 contains these coding sequences:
- a CDS encoding DnaA ATPase domain-containing protein, with translation MENTVSLLDIAESPWQQVLDRVRSECKDFFGAVILDALGYEGMCNGYALLTVPDELRENWVNSHYGDLLRKSFTAVFGSEFVDYRIRQIAPTDPIPEIKLTMPVIPRPEKKKVEVKRPKQPLALYARYTFENFVEGECNSTAFRACQAVAENPGDPALNPLFVYGESGLGKTHLLQSIAAKIQKSRPEASIVYCHAYDFLRDATAMASALHNKTGNVRELAEKFRERYELCDVLLLDDVQLLEKGLWTQDRLAILIKHLRAEGKQVVISCDRHPNLFKVVDTDNESRGSSRSSIPSISKKLLAPLASCVAVGIDEPDLATRMNLISKKSEDLPFAKADREEICRYLSMQPRKNVRLIEGLLNFLGAMNMFCKADLNLNGVKRLVAPSEHGGHVELTAKNIIEAVAMDYRVEVCELSSKRQAAAISMPRKVAMFLCRELTTDSLQNIGAMFCRDYATVIAAINSLKKQMETDASLARRVQDIRYMLEA, from the coding sequence GTGGAAAATACTGTTTCTTTGTTGGATATTGCAGAGTCGCCCTGGCAACAGGTGCTCGACCGCGTGCGTTCGGAATGTAAGGACTTTTTTGGTGCCGTAATTCTCGACGCTCTTGGTTATGAGGGAATGTGCAATGGCTATGCCTTGCTCACTGTTCCTGATGAGCTTCGCGAGAACTGGGTGAATTCCCATTATGGCGATTTATTGCGCAAGTCCTTTACGGCTGTATTTGGTAGTGAATTTGTTGATTATCGCATCCGTCAGATTGCACCGACGGACCCGATTCCCGAAATCAAGCTCACGATGCCTGTTATTCCGCGTCCCGAGAAAAAGAAAGTCGAGGTTAAGCGCCCGAAGCAGCCTTTGGCTCTTTATGCCCGCTATACTTTTGAAAACTTTGTTGAAGGGGAGTGCAATTCTACGGCTTTCCGTGCGTGCCAGGCGGTGGCCGAAAATCCGGGTGACCCGGCTTTGAATCCGCTTTTTGTCTATGGCGAGAGCGGCCTTGGCAAGACGCACTTGTTGCAGTCCATTGCTGCTAAAATCCAGAAGAGCCGCCCTGAGGCATCCATTGTCTATTGCCACGCTTATGACTTTTTGCGTGATGCAACGGCTATGGCGTCTGCACTCCACAACAAGACGGGCAATGTGCGTGAGCTTGCAGAAAAGTTCCGTGAACGCTATGAACTTTGCGATGTGCTTTTGCTCGACGATGTGCAGCTCTTGGAAAAGGGCCTCTGGACGCAGGACCGCCTTGCGATTCTGATTAAGCATTTGCGCGCCGAAGGCAAGCAGGTCGTGATTTCTTGCGACCGCCACCCGAACCTGTTTAAGGTTGTCGATACGGATAACGAATCCCGCGGTTCTTCGAGGTCTTCAATCCCGAGCATTTCCAAGAAGCTTCTTGCTCCGCTTGCCTCCTGTGTGGCTGTGGGCATTGACGAACCGGATCTTGCGACCCGCATGAACTTGATTAGCAAGAAGTCCGAAGATTTGCCGTTTGCGAAGGCCGACCGCGAAGAAATTTGCCGCTACCTTTCGATGCAGCCGCGCAAGAACGTGCGCCTGATTGAAGGTCTCTTGAACTTCCTGGGTGCGATGAACATGTTCTGCAAGGCCGATTTGAACTTGAATGGCGTGAAGCGCCTTGTGGCTCCGTCGGAACATGGCGGTCATGTGGAACTCACCGCCAAGAACATTATTGAAGCGGTCGCTATGGATTACCGTGTCGAGGTCTGTGAACTCTCGTCCAAGCGCCAGGCTGCCGCGATTTCTATGCCCCGCAAGGTGGCGATGTTCCTTTGCCGCGAACTCACGACCGATTCTCTCCAGAATATCGGTGCGATGTTCTGCAGGGACTATGCCACTGTAATCGCCGCCATTAATTCCCTGAAAAAGCAGATGGAAACGGATGCGTCCCTCGCAAGGCGCGTTCAAGATATCCGTTATATGCTGGAAGCCTAG
- a CDS encoding U32 family peptidase C-terminal domain-containing protein translates to MNKPELLAPAGDLVRMKYAFAYGADAVYAGQPAFSLRARENGFKNLDDLAEGIAYAHEHGKMFYLTSNVIPRNVKVESFQRALNAALELKPDALIVADPGFVGWLLKEHPETEVHLSVQANTTNYLAASFWKNLGVRRIILSRELRLSEILEIKKQVPDLELEVFVHGAVCMAMSGRCMLSNWVTHRDANQGACDNSCRMPYRLYANSGPQVEDYREHEGSFALQRTDRPELDPIALDEDTWGTYFMSSRDLCALDVIPELVAGGLDSFKIEGRTRSVYYLSQVVRAYRMAIDAVAEGMPVPEESRRAITFVDGRGFMPGFLRGPLPQNYEATHVDAAGGCVAAQIKDFDEATGACLVNVKNPFSMDDTLELMTPDGMQKCEVEEMLDFRGAAADRLNPGTEGRVFLGKNTLNSGKNSKFGFLVKRANS, encoded by the coding sequence ATGAATAAGCCTGAACTTTTAGCACCTGCGGGTGACCTTGTACGAATGAAGTATGCATTTGCCTATGGTGCAGATGCGGTTTATGCCGGACAGCCGGCGTTCTCGTTGCGCGCTCGCGAAAACGGTTTCAAGAATCTCGATGACCTTGCTGAAGGCATTGCTTACGCACACGAACATGGCAAGATGTTCTACCTCACGAGTAACGTGATTCCGCGTAATGTGAAGGTGGAATCGTTCCAGAGAGCTTTGAATGCCGCATTGGAACTCAAGCCGGATGCCTTGATTGTCGCAGATCCGGGCTTTGTGGGCTGGCTCTTGAAGGAACATCCCGAAACGGAAGTTCACTTGTCTGTGCAGGCGAATACGACAAACTATCTTGCAGCCTCGTTCTGGAAGAACTTGGGCGTTCGCCGTATCATTTTGAGCCGTGAACTTCGCCTATCCGAAATTTTGGAGATAAAGAAACAGGTCCCGGACCTTGAACTGGAAGTGTTCGTCCATGGCGCTGTTTGCATGGCCATGTCTGGCCGTTGCATGCTTTCGAACTGGGTGACGCACCGCGATGCAAACCAGGGCGCCTGCGATAACAGTTGCCGTATGCCTTATCGCTTATATGCAAATTCCGGTCCGCAGGTCGAGGACTATCGTGAACATGAAGGCTCTTTTGCGCTTCAGCGCACCGATCGCCCGGAACTTGACCCGATTGCGCTCGACGAAGATACGTGGGGCACCTACTTTATGAGTAGTCGTGACCTTTGTGCCTTGGACGTGATTCCTGAACTCGTGGCGGGCGGTCTTGATTCCTTCAAGATTGAAGGTCGTACACGCTCTGTGTACTACTTGAGCCAGGTCGTGCGCGCTTACCGCATGGCGATTGATGCCGTAGCAGAAGGGATGCCTGTGCCCGAAGAAAGCCGCCGTGCGATAACCTTTGTCGATGGGCGAGGCTTTATGCCTGGATTCTTGCGTGGACCGTTGCCGCAGAACTACGAAGCGACGCATGTGGATGCCGCTGGTGGTTGTGTGGCGGCCCAGATTAAGGACTTTGATGAGGCAACGGGCGCCTGCCTTGTGAACGTGAAAAATCCTTTCTCTATGGATGATACGTTGGAACTCATGACTCCCGATGGCATGCAGAAGTGCGAAGTCGAGGAAATGCTGGATTTCCGCGGTGCAGCTGCGGATCGTTTGAATCCGGGAACTGAAGGACGCGTTTTTCTGGGAAAAAATACTTTAAATAGCGGAAAAAACTCCAAATTTGGCTTTCTTGTGAAACGTGCAAATTCATAA
- a CDS encoding carbohydrate-binding domain-containing protein, whose translation MNKKILALGYTSCISLAILTSCSDSTSPSGAFYNPDSEINSSNSEFAEEIQSSNSELTQTPDIPEGAGISESPTSSTTASQPTPASSNSDTSSAPSSASNPANSVETSSSSSAIATNPGTEPAQANENTGGRPVITYAASGATATNAGNCITVTGGSVTIKCGGEYDFSGSYSGSDAQILVNTAKTDSSVYLNMKGLTLTNTADAPIYIQKTSKAFVVAKNGTTNTFTDASTRTKTYNYTNDSGEAKTDTTGACIYAKDDLTIKGEGTLIVKANYNNGIHTSNDLKVKNGLITVNAKNNGLKGKGSVEISGGTINITTAEGDGIKSDTEDAADLANGKGSIEITGGTITVTSAFDGITAANAVIVANGESTAPAIKITSGGGQSCLSLNTSTTGGRGGMGGFGGMGGSSCSTTESMKGIKGDSSITISGGVIDINSRDDGLHSSGTITLSGGTTTIATDDDGVHADKSLYVKDNANVSVTIAYEGMESPDMNFEGGITSVITTDDGWNAAGGTSTTSTGNTGRGGWGGAGGGMGGSTGNLKVSGGYHYVYVGTGDTDGIDSNGGISITGGVIIVECRMNGGMGGMVDSDGTTSITGGKLLGFGTNNSEEGTQYSVSFTTDNYYGTADIAFKPSFSGSRMVSNVGKPSVVNSISGMTKTCFGNSTDRCVYTN comes from the coding sequence ATGAACAAGAAAATCTTAGCACTGGGCTATACATCCTGCATTTCACTAGCAATACTTACAAGTTGCTCGGATTCTACGTCACCTTCTGGCGCTTTTTACAATCCAGACAGTGAAATCAATTCCAGCAATTCTGAATTCGCAGAAGAAATACAGTCAAGCAATTCCGAACTCACGCAAACCCCGGATATTCCTGAAGGCGCGGGCATTTCAGAATCACCAACAAGCAGCACAACAGCTTCACAGCCGACTCCGGCCTCAAGCAATTCCGACACAAGCTCTGCCCCAAGTTCCGCAAGCAATCCGGCAAATAGCGTCGAAACCAGCTCGTCAAGCAGCGCCATTGCAACAAATCCAGGCACAGAACCCGCACAAGCCAACGAAAATACGGGAGGTCGCCCCGTCATCACTTACGCAGCAAGTGGCGCCACAGCCACAAATGCCGGAAACTGCATCACCGTTACAGGTGGTAGCGTCACCATCAAATGCGGTGGCGAATACGACTTTAGCGGTTCTTACAGCGGTAGCGACGCCCAAATTCTCGTGAACACCGCCAAGACGGACAGTTCCGTTTACTTGAACATGAAAGGACTCACGCTTACAAACACGGCAGACGCCCCAATTTACATTCAGAAAACAAGCAAGGCTTTTGTCGTCGCGAAGAACGGCACGACCAACACATTCACAGACGCATCTACAAGAACAAAGACTTACAACTACACCAACGACTCCGGTGAAGCCAAGACTGATACGACGGGCGCATGCATTTACGCGAAGGACGACCTCACCATCAAAGGCGAAGGTACGCTTATCGTCAAGGCAAATTACAACAACGGTATCCATACCAGCAATGACTTGAAGGTGAAAAACGGCCTCATCACCGTGAACGCAAAGAACAATGGTCTCAAGGGCAAAGGCTCCGTCGAAATCAGCGGCGGCACCATCAACATCACCACAGCCGAAGGCGACGGCATCAAGAGCGATACCGAGGACGCTGCAGATTTGGCAAACGGCAAGGGTTCCATCGAAATCACGGGCGGCACCATCACCGTGACATCCGCATTTGACGGCATCACAGCAGCAAACGCAGTCATCGTCGCCAATGGAGAATCCACAGCACCGGCAATCAAGATTACATCTGGCGGCGGACAATCCTGCCTCAGCTTGAACACCAGCACGACCGGCGGACGCGGCGGAATGGGCGGTTTTGGCGGGATGGGCGGCAGTTCCTGCTCCACCACCGAAAGCATGAAGGGCATCAAGGGCGATTCAAGCATCACTATTAGCGGTGGCGTTATCGACATCAACAGCCGTGACGACGGTCTCCACAGTAGCGGAACTATCACACTCAGTGGTGGAACAACGACAATCGCCACAGACGACGACGGCGTCCACGCCGACAAATCTCTCTACGTCAAGGACAATGCGAACGTGAGCGTGACCATCGCTTATGAAGGCATGGAATCTCCGGACATGAATTTCGAAGGCGGCATCACAAGCGTCATCACCACGGACGACGGCTGGAATGCAGCCGGCGGCACAAGCACGACCTCCACAGGCAACACAGGTCGCGGCGGCTGGGGCGGAGCAGGCGGAGGCATGGGCGGTAGCACCGGGAATCTCAAGGTCTCTGGCGGTTACCACTACGTTTACGTGGGCACAGGCGACACGGACGGCATCGACAGCAATGGCGGCATCAGCATCACCGGAGGCGTCATCATCGTGGAATGCCGCATGAACGGTGGTATGGGCGGCATGGTCGATTCGGACGGAACGACATCGATTACAGGCGGCAAGTTGCTCGGATTCGGCACAAACAACTCCGAAGAAGGCACGCAGTACAGTGTCAGTTTCACGACAGACAACTACTACGGCACAGCGGATATCGCATTCAAGCCGAGTTTCTCCGGAAGCCGCATGGTTTCTAACGTAGGAAAGCCGAGTGTCGTGAATAGCATAAGCGGCATGACCAAGACTTGCTTCGGGAACAGCACCGACCGCTGCGTTTATACAAATTAG